A genomic window from Anticarsia gemmatalis isolate Benzon Research Colony breed Stoneville strain chromosome 6, ilAntGemm2 primary, whole genome shotgun sequence includes:
- the mamo gene encoding maternal gene required for meiosis, which translates to MGSEHYCLRWNNHQSNLLGVFSQLLHDESLVDVTLACSEGASIRAHKVVLSACSSYFRSLFVDHPSRHPIVILKDVGLEELRTLVDFMYKGEVNVQYCQLPALLKTAESLQVKGLAEMTTLSAAGIDTRKVPEPMEECQPQDTRDNSESLDKLDGREHREKEERRELKDTREIRERENKESRDARESHTRDSRESRDSREHRDRELRESRDLREPRDIRDPRDLRDLREVREHRESRESRDIPRDLREVRDPRDLRDSREPRDQRDMPEASPPRISPLLSVRRFRSETVAETPTPTHPPIPKDEPPDEPMRSSSPEDDTVSIRSNGAQNESIGLNMTINSHSSSVLGAHYSPVEQRLSVLNTIPHPGLTHPSHPSMPSPRSEPIAGPSGLPPVQQVPLSLKKEVDWDRSNEDKGGETSSEYRMQHESMCLDMSCTSPSIPSPIPPRSPTALPLWSPLLALQACRLRRYLSDDCMLYHNRHMLHSERRRCGVCLASFPSTWLLERHAALQHASQAPCDDKPFVCEQCGQSYRYRSAYVKHREQNHRARLPADKLFTCDVCGMQFRYLKSFKKHRLNHTLERLHTKNTDTPEGIDQVSSTNEALIGQCGEMDLSMKKKNRGDAVKTPTTEVIRDAEQDSTVDSNGATDSVVTVDDSADCRTSGAESESKRDDDTTSEERRRVPVSFASVSSMADSSENESRADSGKHESSSSHSGLLGFMQNDDRQRDKERRFACPFCGKCVRSKENLKLHVRKHTGERPFVCLFCGRAFGGKSDLTRHLRIHTGERPYHCEACGKCFARADYLSKHLTTHVHNTR; encoded by the exons ATGGGAAGTGAGCACTATTGCCTAAGGTGGAACAATCATCAGAGCAACCTGCTGGGAGTATTCAGCCAGTTGCTGCACGACGAGAGTCTGGTGGACGTTACGCTTGCCTGCTCCGAAGGTGCATCCATTAGGGCTCACAAG GTAGTGCTGTCTGCGTGTTCGTCGTACTTCCGATCGCTGTTCGTGGATCACCCATCGCGTCACCCCATCGTCATCCTCAAAGACGTGGGCTTAGAAGAGTTGCGCACTCTTGTCGACTTCATGTACAAGGGCGAGGTCAACGTCCAGTACTGCCAATTGCCTGCTCTCCTCAAAACAGCTGAGAGCCTTCAG GTAAAAGGACTAGCTGAAATGACTACCTTAAGCGCAGCAGGCATTGACACAAGAAAAGTTCCGGAACCAATGGAAGAGTGCCAACCACAAGACACAAGGGACAATTCAGAATCACTAGACAAATTAGACGGCAGAGAACATAGAGAAAAAGAGGAAAGGCGTGAATTAAAAGACACACGGGAGATCCGTGAGAGAGAAAACAAAGAGAGTCGTGACGCTAGAGAGAGTCATACGAGAGACTCTCGTGAATCGAGAGACTCGAGAGAACACAGAGACAGAGAACTCAGAGAATCTCGGGACTTACGAGAGCCCCGTGATATCAGAGACCCCCGTGATCTAAGGGATCTTCGAGAGGTCCGCGAACACAGGGAGTCCAGAGAATCAAGAGATATTCCACGTGACCTAAGAGAGGTTCGGGATCCCAGGGACTTGCGTGATTCTCGGGAGCCACGAGATCAAAGAGATATGCCCGAAGCTTCACCCCCTAGAATATCTCCCTTGCTTTCCGTGAGGCGGTTCCGGTCCGAAACTGTGGCCGAGACTCCAACGCCTACACATCCTCCTATTCCAAAGGATGAGCCTCCCGATGAACCCATGCGCTCATCGTCGCCAGAAGACGATACTGTGTCTATAAGATCTAATGGCGCACAAAACGAAAGTATCG GCTTGAACATGACGATAAACAGCCACAGCAGCAGTGTGCTGGGTGCGCACTATTCGCCGGTGGAGCAGAGACTAAGCGTGTTGAACACCATCCCTCATCCCGGACTGACCCACCCCTCTCACCCTTCGATGCCCAGCCCAAGGAGTGAGCCTATAGCTGGACCCTCTGGACTTCCACCGGTTCAACAAGTACCATTG TCATTGAAAAAGGAGGTGGATTGGGACAGAAGCAATGAGGACAAGGGCGGTGAAACATCTTCAGAATATAGAATGCAACATGAATCT ATGTGTCTGGACATGTCGTGCACGTCTCCGAGCATCCCCAGTCCAATCCCGCCGCGCAGTCCGACGGCGCTGCCGCTGTGGTCGCCGCTGCTGGCGCTGCAAGCTTGTCGCCTGCGACGCTACCTCAGCGATGACTGTATGCTCTACCACAACCGACATATGCTCCATTCCGAGCGACGCCGCTGTGGCGTGTGTCTAGCTTCTTTTCCTTCCACGTGGCTCTTAGAGCGCCATGCCGCTTTACAACACGCCTCTCAGGCTCCCTGCGACGACAAACCCTTCGTCTGCGAACAATGCGGACAAAGTTACCGGTATCGATCCGCCTACGTCAAACACCGTGAGCAAAACCATCGAGCTCGTCTCCCGGCCGACAAATTGTTTACTTGCGATGTCTGCGGTATGCAATTCCGTTACTTGAAATCGTTTAAAAAGCATCGCCTCAATCATACGCTGGAGAGACTTCACACTAAAAATACCGACACTCCCGAAGGCATCGATCAAGTGTCTAGCACCAATGAGGCTCTAATAGGCCAGTGCGGGGAAATGGATCTCTCCATGAAGAAAAAGAATAGAGGTGACGCTGTGAAAACTCCGACCACCGAGGTGATTCGCGACGCCGAACAAGACAGCACCGTTGATTCGAACGGCGCTACGGATTCCGTGGTGACAGTGGACGATTCCGCCGATTGTCGCACTTCCGGGGCCGAGAGCGAGAGCAAACGCGACGACGACACGACCTCCGAGGAGAGGAGGCGGGTTCCCGTCTCGTTCGCCAGCGTCAGCTCGATGGCGGACAGCTCGGAGAACGAGTCGCGAGCGGACAGCGGCAAGCACGAGAGCTCCAGCTCGCACTCGGGTCTCCTCGGCTTCATGCAAAACGACGACAGACAAAGAGACAAGGAAAGGAGATTCGCGTGCCCGTTCTGCGGCAAGTGCGTGCGCTCCAAGGAGAACCTGAAGCTGCACGTGCGCAAGCACACGGGCGAGCGGCCCTTCGTGTGCCTGTTCTGCGGCCGCGCCTTCGGCGGCAAGAGCGACCTCACGCGCCACCTGCGCATCCACACGGGCGAGCGGCCCTACCACTGCGAGGCGTGCGGCAAGTGCTTCGCGCGCGCCGACTACCTCTCCAAGCACCTCACCACGCACGTGCACAACACGCGCTGA